Proteins from one Telopea speciosissima isolate NSW1024214 ecotype Mountain lineage chromosome 1, Tspe_v1, whole genome shotgun sequence genomic window:
- the LOC122648498 gene encoding putative pentatricopeptide repeat-containing protein At5g09950 — protein MIRALRTCIQRLNSCNSNFGISTSSLAAEADLLFECNNLNQRSQTLPSSLTIPLYKLIDRYKRSRSPTPASLRHKEPLSNPFPSSETHYEDLARQYAGSSDPKDAKRLHLQIIKVGLVGNLFLPNTLITLYARMGNLVAAHDLFDEMPERNVVTWNCLISGYVQQGMSNEACRLFRSMLCAGFVPTHYELGNALRACQDSGPRGLHFGMQLHALILKSQYALDVVVCNGLISMYGSCCLDFAVYAHRVFDEMQLKNSISWNSIISVYSQRGDAFSAFWLFSAMQREGLGVSFKPSEYTFGSLITTAYSTSSDSGLFLLEQILNRVTKSGFLSDLYVGSALVSGFARFGLLDNAKKIFKQMSERNAVSMNGLMVGLVRQKRGEEAAQVFCEASDLVGINCDSYVILLSACAEFKVPKEGRRKGREVHAYVLRTGLNDIKVAIANGLVNMYAKCGAIADAFRVFKLMGVKDLVSWNSIISGLDQNRCFREAVGSFYEMRRSGLIPSNFTLISTLSSCASLGCTQLGAQIHSEGIKLGLDLDVSVSNSLLGLYAETGYVTDCQKVFSLMPDYDQVSWNSMIGAFADSDASISGAIEYFLDMMRAGWSPNRVTFINILAAVSSLSIHELCQQVHALALKYCVADDTAIENAFLSCYGKCGEMDDCGKIFSSMSERRDEVSWNSMIAGYIHNGFLSKAMDLVWLMMQRGQRLDCFTFATVLSACASVAALERGKEIHACGIRACLETDIVVGSALVDMYAKCGRIDYASNAFQLMPMKNEFSWNSMISGYARHGCGVKALQLFTEMLQEGQPPDHVTFVGVLSACSHVGLVDEGLWHFESMSNKYGLVPRMEHYSCMVDLLGRAGQLTMVEEFVRRMPMRPNILMWRTILGACCRANGANTELGRHAAEMLLALEPQNAVNYVLVSNMFAFGGRWDDVAKARAAMREASVKKEAGCSWVTMKDGVHVFVAGDKLHPDTEKIYEKLWELNRKMRDLGYVPQTKFALYDLEVESKEELLSCHSEKLAVAFVLTRTSALPVRIMKNLRVCGDCHSAFRYISKIVGRQIILRDSNRFHHFIDGKCSCGDYW, from the coding sequence ATGATTCGCGCTCTTCGTACTTGCATTCAGAGATTAAATTCCTGCAATTCGAATTTTGGCATCTCGACTTCATCCCTTGCAGCAGAAGCTGATCTTCTGTTTGAATGTAATAACCTTAATCAGCGTTCTCAAACCTTACCTTCTTCATTGACGATCCCATTGTATAAGCTAATAGACCGATATAAAAGATCTCGGTCTCCCACACCTGCCTCTCTTCGACACAAAGAACCGCTTAGTAACCCGTTTCCCAGTTCTGAAACTCATTATGAGGATCTTGCTCGTCAATATGCGGGTTCTTCTGACCCCAAAGATGCCAAGAGACTTCATTTACAGATTATCAAGGTTGGACTTGTTGGCAACTTATTCTTGCCGAACACACTCATCACGTTGTATGCAAGAATGGGTAATTTGGTGGCTGCCCATGAcctgtttgatgaaatgcctgaAAGAAACGTTGTAACATGGAATTGCTTGATTTCAGGCTATGTGCAGCAGGGCATGTCGAACGAGGCTTGTCGTCTGTTCCGGTCGATGTTATGTGCGGGATTTGTGCCCACACACTATGAACTTGGTAATGCACTCCGGGCATGCCAGGATTCTGGCCCTCGTGGTCTTCATTTTGGTATGCAATTACATGCGCTGATTTTGAAATCACAGTATGCGTTGGACGTTGTAGTGTGTAACGGATTGATATCGATGTACGGGAGTTGTTGCTTAGATTTTGCAGTTTATGCCCACCGTGTTTTTGATGAAATGCAGTTGAAAAACTCAATATCTTGGAATTCTATCATTTCTGTATATTCTCAGAGAGGAGATGCATTTTCTGCATTTTGGCTTTTCTCGGCAATGCAACGGGAGGGTTTGGGTGTCAGTTTCAAGCCTAGCGAGTATACTTTTGGCAGCCTGATAACCACTGCTTATTCTACTTCAAGTGATTCTGGTTTGTTTCTCCTTGAACAAATCCTCAATCGAGTTACAAAATCTGGTTTTTTGAGTGATTTGTATGTGGGTAGTGCTTTGGTTAGTGGATTTGCAAGGTTCGGATTACTTGATAATGCTAAGAAGATTTTCAAACAGATGAGTGAAAGAAATGCAGTTTCCATGAATGGCCTGATGGTTGGTTTGGTGAGGCAGAAGCGAGGAGAAGAAGCAGCTCAGGTTTTCTGTGAGGCAAGTGATTTGGTGGGGATAAATTGCGATTCGTATGTGATTCTTCTCAGTGCTTGTGCTGAGTTCAAGGTGCCGAAAGAGGGGAGGAGAAAGGGCAGAGAAGTGCATGCATATGTACTCAGAACTGGGCTGAATGACATCAAGGTTGCAATTGCAAATGGGCTGGTCAACATGTATGCCAAATGTGGTGCCATTGCTGATGCCTTTAGAGTTTTTAAGCTCATGGGTGTTAAAGACTTGGTTTCTTGGAATTCCATAATCTCTGGTCTCGACCAGAACAGATGCTTCAGAGAGGCAGTGGGGAGCTTCTATGAAATGAGGAGAAGTGGATTGATTCCATCAAATTTTACATTAATAAGCACTTTGAGTTCGTGTGCTAGCTTGGGTTGCACCCAATTGGGGGCACAAATACACAGTGAAGGGATCAAATTGGGTCTTGATTTGGATGTTTCGGTTTCTAATTCCCTCCTTGGTTTGTATGCAGAAACTGGGTATGTCACTGATTGCCAGAAAGTATTTTCTTTGATGCCAGATTATGATCAAGTTTCATGGAATAGTATGATTGGGGCATTTGCTGATTCAGATGCATCTATCTCTGGAGCTATAGAATACTTCTTAGATATGATGCGAGCTGGCTGGAGTCCAAATAGAGTGACCTTCATAAACATTCTTGCAGCAGTGTCATCACTTTCCATCCATGAGTTGTGCCAGCAGGTTCATGCCCTAGCACTAAAATATTGTGTTGCTGATGATACTGCTATCGAGAATGCATTTCTCTCTTGCTATGGGAAGTGTGGGGAGATGGATGACTGTGGGAAGATCTTTTCCAGTATGTCGGAGAGGAGGGATGAAGTATCTTGGAACTCCATGATTGCTGGATATATCCATAATGGGTTTTTGTCAAAGGCCATGGATCTGGTTTGGCTTATGATGCAAAGGGGACAGCGACTAGATTGTTTCACTTTTGCCACAGTTCTCAGTGCATGTGCTTCTGTTGCAGCATTAGAGCGTGGTAAGGAGATTCATGCCTGTGGGATAAGAGCTTGTCTTGAAACTGATATTGTAGTTGGGAGTGCACTTGTTGATATGTATGCGAAATGTGGAAGGATAGACTATGCCTCAAATGCCTTTCAGTTAATGCCAatgaaaaatgagttttcttggAATTCGATGATATCAGGCTATGCACGGCATGGTTGTGGTGTAAAGGCATTACAGTTATTCACTGAAATGCTGCAAGAAGGTCAACCCCCAGATCATGTCACGTTTGTTGGTGTCTTATCTGCATGTAGCCATGTCGGATTGGTTGATGAAGGTCTTTGGCATTTTGAATCCATGAGCAATAAATATGGCTTGGTTCCTCGGATGGAGCATTATTCATGCATGGTGGATCTCCTTGGGCGGGCAGGTCAGCTTACTATGGTAGAGGAATTTGTTAGAAGGATGCCTATGAGGCCTAATATTCTTATGTGGAGGACGATTTTGGGGGCTTGTTGCAGAGCAAATGGTGCTAACACAGAATTGGGAAGGCATGCTGCAGAGATGCTTTTGGCTTTGGAACCTCAAAATGCTGTAAATTATGTTCTTGTTTCAAATATGTTTGCATTTGGAGGGAGGTGGGATGATGTGGCAAAGGCTCGGGCTGCAATGAGGGAGGCCTCAGTGAAGAAGGAAGCTGGGTGTAGTTGGGTAACTATGAAAGATGGGGTTCATGTGTTTGTAGCAGGTGATAaattgcacccagacacagaaAAAATCTATGAAAAACTATGGGAGCTGAATAGGAAAATGAGGGATTTGGGTTATGTGCCTCAGACGAAATTTGCTTTGTATGATCTTGAAGTGGAGAGCAAGGAAGAACTACTGAGCTGTCATAGTGAGAAGCTTGCAGTTGCTTTTGTTCTCACCCGCACATCAGCATTGCCTGTCAGGATTATGAAAAATCTTCGAGTCTGTGGTGATTGTCACTCTGCCTTTAGATATATATCTAAGATTGTTGGACGGCAAATAATTTTACGGGACTCGAACAGGTTTCATCATTTTATTGATGGGAAGTGTTCATGCGGGGATTACTGGTAA
- the LOC122659990 gene encoding light-harvesting complex-like protein OHP2, chloroplastic, which produces MSVASSSIPCVKISSSSPSATTTCPSSSSSSSSFKFSSTKPFITIRNSNAEGPIRRPVAPPLRQPFVPVKPVPPSLSPSPPSPSPPSAPSKPVSVTGVSQVSDSNVITMEFQRKMAKELQEYFRQNKLEKADQGPFFGFIGKNEISNGRWAMFGFAVGLLTEYATGSDFVDQVKVLLSNFGILDLD; this is translated from the exons ATGTCTGTAGCGTCGTCTTCAATTCCCTGTGTTAAAATCTCAAGTTCTTCTCCCTCAGCCACAACGACCTGCCCTTCATCgtcgtcatcttcttcttcctttaaatTCTCTTCTACTAAGCCTTTCATTACCATAAGGAATTCAAATGCCGAAGGTCCAATCCGAAGACCAGTTGCCCCTCCTCTGAGACAACCCTTTGTTCCTGTCAAACCCGtccctccatctctctctccgtcgcctccctctccctctccaccTTCAGCCCCTTCGAAGCCGGTCTCAGTGACTGGGGTCTCGCAAGTATCGGATTCTAATGTAATCACTATGGAGTTTCAGAGGAAGATGGCCAAAGAGCTTCAGGAGTACTTTCGGCAGAATAAGCTCGAAAAAGCGGACCAAGGACCCTTTTTTGGATTCATTGGGAAGAACGAAATTTCTAATGGCAG ATGGGCAATGTTTGGTTTTGCAGTTGGGCTGCTAACAGAGTACGCAACAGGTTCAGATTTTGTTGATCAAGTGAAGGTCCTTCTCTCCAATTTTGGGATACTAGATCTGGATTGA
- the LOC122648500 gene encoding cytochrome P450 CYP82D47-like encodes MDSLLLQLPTTVMFFSFLVFLYYLLQWRSTNPTKLNKSGNKRVLPPEAAGAWPIIGHLPMLGGNSLPHITLGNLADKYGPAFTIRFGMTPALVVSNWEVAKEIYSTSDKALASRPKKLTTKLIGYNNALFAFTHYGTYWREVRKISMLELLSNRRLDMLKHVRASEIDAFIKDTYNKWVVAEKKQEGGQNLGVLVDMKKWFGDLTINIIVRMVAGKRYFGPETTKSDAAEAERCQEGVRDFFHFMGLFVLSDAFPFLEGLDLQGYEKAMKKTAKNLDSIVDGWLKEHKQKRLSANKGDHQDFMDVMISLLEESKLSSPDYDADTIIKANCLTMILGGNDTTVVSFTWALSLLLNNPHVLKRAQAELDMVVGKDRQVDESDMAKLEYLQAIVKETLRLYPAAPIAAQHEAIEECTVAGFHIPVGTRILPNLYKIHRDPTVWSDPLEFQPERFLKSHLDLRGQHYEYIPFGSGRRMCPGISFALQALHLGLARLIHSFEFATPSNAPVDMTESPGLTNIKASPLEVLLTPRLPPKLYGY; translated from the exons AtggattctcttcttcttcaactcccAACAACAGTGatgttcttttccttcttgGTATTTCTTTACTACTTACTTCAATGGAGGTCAACGAATCCAACAAAGCTCAATAAGAGTGGTAATAAAAGGGTTCTTCCACCAGAAGCTGCCGGTGCATGGCCAATAATTGGTCACCTCCCTATGTTAGGTGGTAATTCCCTTCCTCACATTACTTTGGGAAACTTAGCTGACAAATATGGACCAGCATTCACCATTCGTTTTGGTATGACACCTGCTTTGGTGGTAAGTAATTGGGAAGTGGCAAAGGAAATTTATAGTACAAGTGATAAAGCTCTTGCCAGTCGACCCAAGAAACTCACCACAAAGCTCATCGGTTATAACAATGCTTTATTCGCCTTCACTCATTATGGAACTTATTGGCGTGAAGTCCGTAAGATTTCCATGCTCGAGCTTCTCTCCAATCGTCGACTTGATATGCTTAAGCATGTCAGAGCCTCTGAGATCGATGCCTTCATAAAAGACACATACAACAAGTGGGTTGTTGCAGAGAAGAAGCAAGAAGGTGGCCAAAACTTAGGAGTTTTGGTTGATATGAAGAAATGGTTTGGAGATTTGACAATAAATATTATTGTTCGAATGGTGGCTGGGAAGCGATACTTTGGACCGGAAACTACAAAATCTGATGCAGCGGAGGCGGAGAGGTGTCAAGAAGGAGTTAGAGATTTTTTTCACTTTATGGGTCTATTTGTGTTGTCAGATGCATTTCCTTTTCTTGAAGGTTTGGACTTGCAGGGATATGAGAAAGCCATGAAGAAGACTGCCAAAAACTTGGATTCTATAGTCGATGGATGGTTGAAGGAGCATAAGCAGAAGCGATTATCTGCCAACAAGGGTGATCATCAAGACTTCATGGATGTTATGATATCCCTCTTGGAGGAATCAAAGCTCTCATCACCAGATTATGATGCTGATACGATCATCAAAGCTAATTGCCTA ACTATGATTCTAGGTGGCAATGACACTACTGTGGTTAGTTTCACATGGGCACTCTCATTACTGCTCAACAATCCTCATGTTTTAAAAAGGGCTCAAGCTGAGTTGGACATGGTCGTTGGCAAGGACAGACAAGTGGACGAATCAGATATGGCTAAATTGGAATATCTCCAAGCAATAGTCAAAGAGACGTTGCGTCTCTACCCTGCAGCTCCAATTGCTGCTCAACATGAAGCCATAGAAGAGTGTACCGTAGCTGGTTTTCACATTCCAGTAGGAACTCGTATATTGCCAAATCTCTATAAGATTCATAGAGATCCAACAGTATGGTCAGACCCATTAGAATTTCAACCAGAGAGGTTTCTAAAAAGCCATTTGGATCTTCGAGGTCAGCATTATGAGTACATACCTTTTGGCTCTGGCAGGCGAATGTGTCCTGGGATTTCTTTTGCTCTTCAAGCTCTGCACTTGGGTTTGGCTCGTTTGATTCATAGCTTCGAGTTTGCAACTCCTTCCAATGCACCTGTGGATATGACAGAGAGCCCAGGGCTGACCAACATCAAGGCATCACCACTTGAAGTCCTCCTTACCCCACGCCTTCCTCCTAAGCTTTATGGATATTAA
- the LOC122648502 gene encoding TSL-kinase interacting protein 1 isoform X1: MKTSGKQRRRKDEASLKSNTTIGISSTRGKNETSLVGKDEHLLSSRTTNDVLEHGHGQTQQPSVKIKLQLFPIDEQTRLGLEKDGHNPHLELSLKAQKRIHSVVKHLNKKWGSSSIAMGELMLFPYSIQMENLSVYKRWTLKDIDTSAEDVYAVIGRPSIFRLRYGWFSNFEPKKLQLPLTSSGFEEGLQSEDKQNDFSKKVEIMEREKQRFEDETRTNKGVTLSSVACPDSLTNISIGGLLSEASLQGNTSCDPVIGNDLCLQQVPFTCDSFDAAISNLIHGRAQGPKLSSNGSFSSILDAEETCHAFPFQKMLSLGENLLPAARSAPSGCCSQDASSKSFKISNSVEVENQTEHTQEHAPQAPKDDLLPQTPGINNVESSLGLADIKWTDSLGPLDLGLSSLRQIMSGDSISLSGFFGSSLDAFHGCSLFSRDGKAPAT, encoded by the exons ATGAAAACTTCTGGGAagcaaaggagaagaaaggatgAGGCTTCACTAAAGAGCAATACTACTATAGGCATTAGTTCCACCAGAG GAAAAAATGAGACTAGTTTGGTTGGAAAAGATGAGCACCTTTTGTCTTCTAGAACAACAAATGATGTGCTTGAGCATGGCCATGGACAGACACAACAACCTTCTGTGAAGATCAAGCTCCAACTTTTCCCTATAGATGAACAAACACGCTTAGGACTGGAAAAG GATGGCCATAATCCGCACTTGGAGCTTTCTTTAAAAGCTCAGAAAAGGATACACTCAGTGGTAAAGCATCTCAATAAGAAGTGGGGAAGTTCAAGCATAGCAATGGGGGAGCTCATGCTATTCCCGTACAGCATTCAGATGGAAAATCTATCTGTGTACAAAAGATGGACTTTGAAGGACATTGATACTAGTGCGGAAGATGTATATGCAGTAATTGGCAGGCCTTCCATTTTCCGCTTGAG GTATGGCTGGTTCTCTAATTTCGAGCCTAAAAAGCTTCAGTTACCTCTCACCTCCAGCGGCTTTGAGGAAGGATTACAATCTGAAGACAAACAAAATGATTTTAGTAAGAAAGTGGAGATCATGGAAAGAGAAAAGCAAAGATTTGAG GATGAAACAAGAACAAACAAAGGAGTCACATTATCATCAGTTGCATGTCCTGATAGTCTCACAAACATTAGCATCGGAGGTCTGCTGTCAGAAGCTTCCCTGCAGGGTAACACCAGTTGTGATCCAGTTATTGGGAATGATTTGTGCTTGCAGCAAGTTCCATTCACCTGTGATTCATTTGATGCTGCTATTTCAAATCTTATACATGGTCGTGCTCAAGGCCCAAAACTATCCTCTAATGGATCTTTTTCATCCATCTTGGATGCGGAAGAAACATGCCATGCATTTCCATTTCAAAAAATGTTGTCGCTAGGTGAAAATCTCCTCCCTGCTGCAAGAAGTGCTCCTTCTGGATGTTGCAGTCAAGATGCTAGTTCCAAGTCATTCAAAATCTCCAATTCGGTTGAGGT GGAAA ATCAAACTGAACACACCCAGGAACATGCTCCACAAGCACCAAAGGATGACTTGCTACCTCAGACACCAGGAATAAATAATGTTGAAAGCAGCCTTGGGCTGGCAGACATCAAATGG ACTGATTCTTTGGGGCCATTAGACCTGGGTTTATCATCCTTGCGTCAGATAATGAGCGGGGACAGTATTAGCCTCAGTGGATTCTTTGGCAGCAGTCTAGATGCATTCCATGGCTGCTCACTCTTTTCAAGAGATGGAAAGGCTCCTGCAACTTGA
- the LOC122659982 gene encoding uncharacterized protein LOC122659982 — translation MLLAVEGGGFFSSSASGYSKGLTLLLLGRKNEERPMRVSPWNQYQLVEQEVDPDLQLASRKNRVSRGCAAFVCFGRASAGLEGPSPPKVGPVQQQDIVAVSPAISDKNEDCLSQHGDDKSIRKVCLKSSLKKSSNYTSNPLASGECNLHETSNETLSEVPSTERRKVQWTDAHGKELVEIREFELSDVGLTDEELEAENERSCACVIM, via the exons ATGTTATTGGCAGTCGAAGGAGGAgggttcttctcttcttcagctTCTGGATATAGCAAGGGCCTGACCCTTCTTCTGTTGGGTCGGAAGAACGAAGAAAGACCCATGAGAGTGTCACCGTGGAATCAATACCAGTTGGTGGAGCAAGAAGTCGATCCTGACCTCCAGCTGGCTTCCAGGAAGAACCGGGTGTCCCGCGGATGCGCTGCCTTTGTTTGCTTTGGTCGCGCCTCCGCTGGACTCGAGGGCCCCTCCCCGCCCAAAGTGGGTCCTGTCCAGCAGCAGGATATCGTGGCTGTGTCTCCTGCTATTTCTGACAAGAATGAGGATTGTCTCTCTCAGCATGGGGATGATAAAAGCATAAGAAAGGTCTGTCTCAAGAGCAGCTTAAAGAAGTCTTCCAATTACACTTCAAATCCATTAGCTAGTGGGGAGTGTAATTTGCATGAGACATCAAATGAAACACTAAGTGAGGTCCCTAGTACCGAAAGGAGGAAAGTGCAGTGGACAGATGCGCATGGTAAAGAACTTGTTGAGATCAGGGAATTTGAACTCAG TGATGTAGGTTTAACAGATGAGGAATTAGAAGCTGAAAATGAACGGAGCTGTGCATGCGTGATTATGTAG
- the LOC122648502 gene encoding TSL-kinase interacting protein 1 isoform X2 has product MKTSGKQRRRKDEASLKSNTTIGISSTRGKNETSLVGKDEHLLSSRTTNDVLEHGHGQTQQPSVKIKLQLFPIDEQTRLGLEKDGHNPHLELSLKAQKRIHSVVKHLNKKWGSSSIAMGELMLFPYSIQMENLSVYKRWTLKDIDTSAEDVYAVIGRPSIFRLRYGWFSNFEPKKLQLPLTSSGFEEGLQSEDKQNDFSKKVEIMEREKQRFEDETRTNKGVTLSSVACPDSLTNISIGGLLSEASLQGNTSCDPVIGNDLCLQQVPFTCDSFDAAISNLIHGRAQGPKLSSNGSFSSILDAEETCHAFPFQKMLSLGENLLPAARSAPSGCCSQDASSKSFKISNSVEVCPY; this is encoded by the exons ATGAAAACTTCTGGGAagcaaaggagaagaaaggatgAGGCTTCACTAAAGAGCAATACTACTATAGGCATTAGTTCCACCAGAG GAAAAAATGAGACTAGTTTGGTTGGAAAAGATGAGCACCTTTTGTCTTCTAGAACAACAAATGATGTGCTTGAGCATGGCCATGGACAGACACAACAACCTTCTGTGAAGATCAAGCTCCAACTTTTCCCTATAGATGAACAAACACGCTTAGGACTGGAAAAG GATGGCCATAATCCGCACTTGGAGCTTTCTTTAAAAGCTCAGAAAAGGATACACTCAGTGGTAAAGCATCTCAATAAGAAGTGGGGAAGTTCAAGCATAGCAATGGGGGAGCTCATGCTATTCCCGTACAGCATTCAGATGGAAAATCTATCTGTGTACAAAAGATGGACTTTGAAGGACATTGATACTAGTGCGGAAGATGTATATGCAGTAATTGGCAGGCCTTCCATTTTCCGCTTGAG GTATGGCTGGTTCTCTAATTTCGAGCCTAAAAAGCTTCAGTTACCTCTCACCTCCAGCGGCTTTGAGGAAGGATTACAATCTGAAGACAAACAAAATGATTTTAGTAAGAAAGTGGAGATCATGGAAAGAGAAAAGCAAAGATTTGAG GATGAAACAAGAACAAACAAAGGAGTCACATTATCATCAGTTGCATGTCCTGATAGTCTCACAAACATTAGCATCGGAGGTCTGCTGTCAGAAGCTTCCCTGCAGGGTAACACCAGTTGTGATCCAGTTATTGGGAATGATTTGTGCTTGCAGCAAGTTCCATTCACCTGTGATTCATTTGATGCTGCTATTTCAAATCTTATACATGGTCGTGCTCAAGGCCCAAAACTATCCTCTAATGGATCTTTTTCATCCATCTTGGATGCGGAAGAAACATGCCATGCATTTCCATTTCAAAAAATGTTGTCGCTAGGTGAAAATCTCCTCCCTGCTGCAAGAAGTGCTCCTTCTGGATGTTGCAGTCAAGATGCTAGTTCCAAGTCATTCAAAATCTCCAATTCGGTTGAGGTTTGCCCTT ACTGA